One Rhizobium bangladeshense DNA window includes the following coding sequences:
- a CDS encoding Gfo/Idh/MocA family protein, producing MSHHVQREIRYNFEFEHRIKACFIGAGGHAYRNVYPALRYAPIDLAGLCDLDLGRAEKFARLFGAGKAYADHREMLMREEPDLVFLVTAYHPDGRVQATDLALDALAAGAHVWMEKPTAASIEDIERLQAASAAAGRMVMTGLKKTFFPTIEKLKDLIGSPGFGRLTSINVRYPQSLPRREDRADLVKMQSFLDHIYHPGAILNFLGGEIERASYEWEPVTGASVTSLRFRSGAIGTLHLAAGQSGGSIFERVEIIGEGANAIVENGSRLTYFRKADLPSYGRAASFIQPDENAALFYEPEHSLGQLYNNNLFYLGYVPEILHLTDAILAGTPITRGTLEIAGEIMKLFEFYRRTDAGVTTNLSPEAQL from the coding sequence ATGTCGCATCACGTCCAGCGGGAAATCCGCTACAATTTCGAATTCGAACACCGCATAAAAGCCTGCTTCATCGGCGCCGGCGGCCATGCCTACCGCAATGTCTATCCAGCGTTGCGCTATGCACCGATCGACCTCGCCGGCCTATGCGATCTCGATCTCGGCCGTGCAGAGAAATTCGCCAGGCTCTTCGGCGCCGGCAAAGCCTATGCCGACCACCGCGAGATGCTCATGCGGGAAGAGCCGGACCTGGTCTTCCTCGTCACTGCCTATCATCCCGATGGCCGGGTGCAGGCGACCGATCTGGCGCTCGACGCGCTTGCAGCAGGCGCCCACGTCTGGATGGAGAAACCGACGGCAGCAAGCATCGAGGACATCGAGAGGCTGCAGGCGGCAAGTGCGGCGGCCGGCCGCATGGTGATGACCGGACTCAAGAAGACCTTTTTCCCCACAATCGAGAAGCTCAAGGACCTGATTGGCTCGCCGGGTTTCGGCAGGCTGACCTCGATCAATGTCCGTTATCCCCAAAGCCTGCCGCGCCGGGAAGACCGGGCCGATCTCGTCAAGATGCAGAGCTTTCTCGACCACATCTACCACCCGGGTGCGATCCTCAACTTCCTGGGCGGCGAGATAGAACGCGCTAGCTACGAGTGGGAGCCCGTGACGGGGGCGAGCGTCACCAGCCTGCGCTTCCGCTCCGGCGCGATCGGTACACTGCACCTTGCCGCCGGCCAATCGGGCGGCAGCATCTTCGAGCGCGTCGAAATCATTGGCGAAGGCGCCAATGCCATTGTCGAAAACGGCAGCCGGCTGACCTATTTCCGCAAGGCGGACCTTCCGTCCTACGGCCGCGCCGCGAGCTTCATCCAGCCGGACGAGAACGCGGCACTCTTCTACGAGCCGGAGCATTCACTTGGCCAGCTCTACAACAACAACCTCTTCTATCTCGGCTACGTCCCGGAAATCCTGCATCTCACGGATGCGATCCTCGCCGGCACGCCGATCACGAGAGGCACGCTCGAAATTGCCGGCGAGATCATGAAGCTCTTCGAATTCTACCGACGTACGGATGCCGGCGTCACCACCAATCTCTCACCGGAGGCACAGTTATGA
- a CDS encoding carbohydrate ABC transporter permease codes for MSARNREWPVVLALTPVLILILAPFVWLVISSFKTEAEIGRADPFAWPANLIWRNYLDAWQIGGFGDLVGNSLINLVGVVLLSLVTCAPAGYALAKIRFPGREWLFYAFILGLTVPVQAIVIPLYQVLFGLNLVNTLAGIVLVQVSNGIPFGIFLMRSFFISVPDDLVEAAKIDGASHFQILTKVFLPISAPAVQALVIISALSTWNDFFLPLIVLISPEVQTLPLGLVRFASTYASDYRLVFSGTVISFLPIILLYILMQRRFTEGLTQGAIKG; via the coding sequence ATGAGTGCACGCAACCGCGAATGGCCGGTGGTGCTGGCGCTGACGCCGGTCTTGATCCTGATCCTTGCCCCCTTCGTCTGGCTGGTGATCTCGAGCTTCAAGACCGAGGCCGAGATCGGCCGGGCGGATCCCTTCGCCTGGCCCGCCAACCTGATATGGCGCAACTATCTCGATGCCTGGCAGATAGGCGGGTTCGGCGACCTCGTCGGCAACAGCCTCATCAATCTCGTCGGCGTCGTCCTCCTGTCGCTCGTCACCTGCGCGCCGGCCGGCTATGCCCTCGCCAAGATCCGTTTTCCCGGCCGCGAGTGGCTGTTCTATGCCTTCATTCTCGGCCTCACCGTGCCGGTACAGGCGATCGTGATCCCGCTCTACCAGGTGCTCTTCGGCTTGAACCTCGTCAACACGCTTGCTGGTATCGTGTTGGTGCAGGTCAGCAACGGCATTCCCTTCGGCATCTTCCTGATGCGAAGCTTCTTCATCAGTGTGCCGGATGATCTGGTCGAGGCCGCCAAGATCGACGGCGCCTCGCATTTCCAGATCCTCACCAAGGTGTTTCTGCCGATCTCGGCTCCGGCAGTACAGGCGCTCGTAATCATCAGCGCGCTCTCCACCTGGAACGACTTCTTCCTGCCGCTGATCGTGCTGATCAGCCCAGAGGTGCAGACGCTGCCGCTCGGGCTCGTCCGTTTCGCAAGCACCTATGCTTCCGACTACCGCCTGGTCTTCTCAGGCACTGTCATTTCATTCCTGCCGATCATCCTTCTCTACATCCTGATGCAGCGCCGTTTCACCGAGGGGCTGACGCAGGGGGCAATCAAGGGCTGA
- a CDS encoding carbohydrate ABC transporter permease, translating to MAGHTGGLSARMSKGRTAGAALPEGSPNDDARTAFWLVAPALALYAVFTLLPIAATFWLSFNSSAGFNTSASFVGVGNYAKAAQDPIVWKSLVHTFAWLAYHVVMAGGLGLLLALAVSRLRITQVFFRTAFFLPHLVSLAVVGVIWANIYDPFFGLLNTALTQIGLGAFTQGWLSDPALVLFSVNVASSWQGFGLYMLLFIAGLQNIDHSLYDAAEVDGANAFQKLIYVTLPGLREVMTFVISLAMINGLKGFATVFVMTNGGPFYQSELITTYIYRLAFQSQDHGLAAVLCILLSLLAIVITIVFNRWRARLSQ from the coding sequence GTGGCGGGACATACGGGCGGCCTGTCTGCCCGCATGTCCAAAGGCCGGACGGCCGGCGCTGCCCTACCTGAGGGATCGCCCAATGACGATGCCCGCACCGCATTCTGGCTGGTGGCGCCGGCGCTCGCGCTCTACGCCGTCTTCACGCTGCTGCCGATTGCCGCAACCTTCTGGCTGAGCTTCAACAGTTCCGCTGGTTTCAACACCTCGGCGAGCTTCGTCGGCGTCGGCAATTACGCCAAGGCGGCGCAGGATCCAATCGTCTGGAAGAGCCTCGTTCATACCTTCGCCTGGCTGGCCTATCATGTGGTGATGGCAGGCGGGCTCGGTCTTCTGCTGGCGCTTGCGGTCAGCAGGCTGAGGATCACGCAGGTCTTCTTCCGCACCGCTTTCTTCCTGCCGCATCTGGTCTCGCTCGCCGTGGTCGGCGTCATCTGGGCCAACATCTACGATCCGTTTTTCGGCCTGCTGAACACGGCCCTGACGCAGATCGGGCTCGGCGCCTTCACGCAAGGCTGGCTTTCGGATCCCGCACTGGTGCTGTTCTCCGTCAACGTCGCAAGCTCTTGGCAGGGCTTCGGCCTTTATATGCTGCTCTTCATCGCCGGCCTGCAGAATATCGATCACTCGCTCTATGACGCAGCCGAAGTGGACGGCGCCAACGCTTTCCAGAAGCTGATTTATGTGACCCTGCCGGGACTTCGTGAGGTCATGACCTTCGTCATCTCGCTGGCGATGATCAACGGCCTCAAGGGCTTTGCCACGGTCTTCGTCATGACCAATGGCGGGCCCTTCTATCAGAGTGAACTGATCACGACCTATATCTATCGGCTTGCCTTCCAATCCCAGGATCACGGGCTTGCGGCCGTGCTCTGCATCCTGCTCAGCCTGCTTGCGATCGTCATCACCATCGTCTTCAACCGCTGGCGCGCGAGGCTGTCCCAATGA
- a CDS encoding ABC transporter substrate-binding protein yields MLKFLARGTALAAMIATSSLAHAETLKMWGPEQITEPLVAQLWNGIKADFEKANPGVTVEFMPPTGTISNGAVQAAIQSDAGPDVILTNSGIGRISVVKNAKQVMPLTEQYEKRGWKDQIYPWLYTELKGQFGGEIYEVPDGLDALGIWYHKDIFAQAGWKIPATWAEFETLMKAIEETGLQPIAIGPRTPGSAGHLFGNLLQSASGKEVIGKAMRREVAFDDPSIAAGAVRLQKLVEAGYIKKEMAGLDLDGASRLWFNKRAAMFVAGPWFTANARKAGYDLANAGYAPMPSDIKGAAIPTGGVGWSWLVPVNSKQPELAMKWIDFMLSDAAMKKRAQDPASTMIYPREIPGVEPPTPVLKDIFAAAAGGVGYNPSVYLPGTVLDTYFQVIQGLISGQIGGEDGMKQLQAKMAEAK; encoded by the coding sequence ATGCTGAAATTTCTTGCCCGCGGCACGGCACTGGCGGCGATGATCGCCACAAGCTCGCTGGCACATGCCGAGACCCTGAAAATGTGGGGTCCGGAACAGATCACCGAACCGCTGGTCGCGCAGCTCTGGAACGGTATCAAGGCCGATTTCGAAAAGGCCAATCCCGGTGTGACCGTCGAATTCATGCCGCCGACCGGGACGATCAGCAACGGCGCCGTGCAGGCGGCGATCCAGTCGGATGCCGGCCCCGACGTGATCCTCACCAATTCAGGCATCGGCCGCATCAGCGTCGTCAAGAACGCCAAGCAGGTGATGCCGCTCACTGAGCAATATGAGAAGCGCGGCTGGAAGGATCAGATCTATCCCTGGCTCTACACCGAGCTCAAGGGCCAGTTCGGGGGCGAAATCTACGAAGTTCCCGATGGGCTCGATGCTCTCGGCATCTGGTATCACAAAGACATTTTCGCGCAGGCGGGCTGGAAGATCCCGGCGACCTGGGCCGAGTTCGAAACGCTGATGAAGGCGATCGAGGAAACCGGCCTGCAGCCGATCGCCATCGGTCCGCGCACGCCGGGCAGCGCCGGCCATCTCTTCGGCAACCTGTTGCAATCGGCGAGCGGCAAGGAGGTGATCGGCAAGGCGATGCGCCGCGAGGTCGCCTTCGACGATCCATCGATCGCTGCCGGCGCCGTCCGGCTGCAGAAGCTGGTCGAGGCGGGCTACATCAAGAAGGAAATGGCCGGCCTCGATCTCGATGGCGCCTCCCGCCTCTGGTTCAACAAGCGTGCGGCGATGTTCGTTGCCGGTCCCTGGTTCACCGCCAATGCCCGCAAGGCCGGCTACGACCTCGCCAACGCCGGTTATGCGCCGATGCCTTCCGACATCAAGGGTGCAGCGATCCCGACCGGCGGCGTCGGCTGGAGCTGGCTCGTGCCGGTCAATTCCAAGCAGCCGGAGCTTGCGATGAAGTGGATCGACTTCATGCTGTCGGATGCGGCGATGAAGAAACGCGCGCAGGACCCGGCAAGCACGATGATCTACCCGCGCGAAATCCCCGGCGTCGAACCGCCGACCCCCGTTCTCAAAGATATCTTCGCCGCGGCCGCTGGCGGCGTCGGCTACAATCCGAGCGTCTATCTGCCGGGCACCGTTCTCGACACCTATTTCCAGGTCATCCAGGGCCTGATCTCCGGCCAGATCGGCGGCGAGGACGGCATGAAGCAGCTCCAGGCGAAGATGGCCGAGGCCAAATAG
- a CDS encoding GntR family transcriptional regulator — protein MNAPRHLTLRERIYEEIVRLIVSGELPSGVSIDEKELTERLQVSRTPFREAIGTLAKEGLIEIKPYRGFFVRSFTPKEIDDLYELRKTLECFAVELAVPQMSDRHIAGFERILDEAVAALRRGDMATYGIRDKEFHETIAELSGSAPLVETLARLALQIQICRSIANESRDLAVRAAEERNQILQAFRARDIARAKALMHAHISDVQQAVMARFQKEDPAR, from the coding sequence ATGAACGCACCGCGCCACCTGACCCTTCGCGAGCGGATTTACGAGGAAATCGTACGCCTGATCGTTTCCGGCGAACTGCCGAGCGGCGTCTCGATCGACGAAAAGGAACTGACGGAACGCCTGCAGGTCAGCCGCACGCCGTTCCGCGAGGCGATCGGCACGCTTGCCAAGGAAGGTCTGATCGAGATCAAGCCTTATCGCGGCTTCTTCGTGCGCAGCTTCACGCCCAAGGAGATCGACGACCTCTATGAATTACGCAAGACGCTCGAGTGCTTCGCCGTCGAACTCGCTGTTCCGCAGATGAGCGACCGACATATCGCCGGCTTCGAACGCATCCTCGACGAGGCGGTGGCGGCGCTGCGCCGCGGCGACATGGCGACCTACGGCATCCGCGACAAGGAGTTTCACGAGACCATCGCCGAGCTTTCAGGAAGTGCGCCGCTGGTCGAAACGCTGGCGCGGCTGGCGCTGCAGATCCAGATCTGCCGCTCGATCGCCAATGAGAGCCGCGATCTGGCCGTAAGGGCGGCCGAGGAGCGCAATCAGATCCTGCAGGCTTTCAGAGCGCGTGACATCGCCCGCGCCAAGGCACTGATGCACGCGCATATCAGCGATGTTCAGCAGGCCGTCATGGCGCGGTTTCAGAAAGAAGATCCGGCGCGTTAG
- a CDS encoding Tm-1-like ATP-binding domain-containing protein — protein MGKVYIVGTCDTKGAELNYAREVVLSAGTEAILVDVGTLGEGADADIPACDVAAFHPDGAAAVLGQTDRGTAVSAMAKALTGFLKSRNDIGAVLGLGGTGNTALVTEAMRALPIGLPKLVVSTVASGNVAPYVGPNDLTMMYSVVDVAGLNAISRKVIGNAANAAAGMARNPVPASRDDRPGIGMTMFGVTTSCVTQVREMLGKTHEIYVFHATGVGGQSMEKLADSGLLQGVIDVTTTEIPDLLVGGVFPATEDRFGAIIRSGLPYVGSVGAVDMVNFGARDTVPASFCDRRLHVHNAQVTLMRTTPEENRRIGAFIVERLNRMQGPVRFLLPLQGVSAIDAAGQPFYDPEADEALFSVIRAGWNDAPNRRLIEIDAHINSPEFAAALVASFHDIHA, from the coding sequence ATGGGAAAGGTCTATATAGTCGGCACCTGCGACACCAAGGGCGCTGAACTGAACTACGCCAGGGAGGTGGTTCTTTCGGCCGGAACCGAGGCCATTCTGGTTGATGTCGGCACGCTTGGTGAGGGTGCGGACGCCGATATTCCAGCGTGCGACGTCGCGGCATTTCATCCGGATGGTGCTGCGGCCGTGCTCGGGCAGACCGACCGGGGAACCGCGGTTTCGGCCATGGCCAAGGCGCTGACGGGTTTCCTGAAATCACGCAACGATATCGGCGCCGTCCTCGGCCTCGGCGGAACCGGCAATACCGCACTTGTAACGGAAGCGATGCGGGCGCTTCCCATCGGCTTGCCGAAATTAGTGGTCTCGACCGTTGCCTCGGGCAATGTGGCTCCATATGTCGGGCCGAATGATCTCACCATGATGTATTCGGTCGTCGACGTCGCCGGCCTGAATGCGATCTCGCGCAAGGTGATCGGCAATGCGGCGAATGCGGCGGCCGGCATGGCCCGCAACCCCGTTCCCGCTTCCAGGGATGATCGACCGGGCATCGGCATGACCATGTTCGGCGTCACCACGTCCTGCGTCACGCAGGTTCGCGAGATGCTCGGCAAGACCCATGAAATCTATGTCTTCCATGCGACCGGCGTCGGCGGCCAGTCGATGGAGAAGCTCGCCGATTCAGGTCTGCTGCAGGGCGTGATCGATGTGACGACGACCGAGATTCCCGATCTCCTTGTCGGCGGCGTCTTTCCCGCGACCGAGGATCGCTTCGGCGCCATCATCCGCAGCGGCCTGCCCTATGTCGGCTCGGTCGGCGCCGTCGATATGGTGAATTTTGGCGCGCGCGACACAGTGCCGGCATCGTTCTGTGACCGAAGGCTTCACGTCCATAATGCGCAGGTGACCCTGATGCGCACCACCCCAGAGGAAAATCGCCGGATCGGCGCCTTCATTGTCGAACGGCTCAACCGGATGCAGGGGCCGGTCCGCTTTCTGCTGCCGCTTCAGGGCGTGTCGGCGATCGATGCCGCCGGCCAGCCGTTCTACGATCCCGAAGCCGACGAGGCACTGTTTTCCGTCATCCGCGCCGGCTGGAACGATGCGCCGAACAGGCGCCTCATCGAGATAGACGCCCACATCAACAGTCCGGAATTTGCCGCGGCACTCGTTGCCAGCTTCCATGACATCCACGCCTGA
- a CDS encoding phosphoenolpyruvate hydrolase family protein: MTSTPEERVLTHANRNDILNKLRRKISEGRPIIGGGAGTGLSAKSEEAGGIDLIVIYNSGRYRMAGRGSLAGLLAYGNANEIVKEMGREVLPVVRHTPVLAGVNGTDPFMLPDHFLDELKAMGFAGIQNFPTVGLIDGTFRANLEETGMGFDLEIDIIARAHAKDMLTTPYVFSSEDAIAMSKAGADIVVCHLGLTTGGAIGAETALTLEGCVEKINAWSDAARSVREDVIVLCHGGPIAMPADAAYVLARCKGCNGFYGASSMERLPTEVAIRAQVEGFAKI, translated from the coding sequence ATGACATCCACGCCTGAGGAGAGAGTTTTGACACACGCCAACCGCAACGACATTCTGAACAAGCTTCGCCGCAAGATCTCCGAGGGCCGGCCGATCATCGGCGGCGGCGCCGGCACCGGCCTCTCCGCCAAGAGCGAGGAGGCCGGCGGCATCGACCTGATCGTGATCTATAATTCCGGCCGTTACCGCATGGCCGGGCGGGGCTCGCTTGCCGGTTTGCTTGCCTATGGCAATGCCAATGAGATCGTCAAGGAAATGGGCCGCGAGGTCCTGCCGGTCGTGCGCCATACGCCGGTGCTTGCCGGCGTCAACGGCACCGATCCCTTCATGCTGCCCGATCACTTCCTCGACGAATTGAAGGCGATGGGTTTTGCCGGCATCCAGAACTTTCCGACGGTCGGGCTGATCGACGGCACGTTCCGCGCCAATCTCGAAGAGACCGGGATGGGCTTTGATCTGGAAATCGACATCATCGCGCGTGCGCACGCCAAGGATATGCTGACCACCCCTTACGTCTTCAGCAGCGAGGACGCGATTGCCATGAGCAAGGCAGGTGCCGATATCGTGGTCTGTCATCTCGGCCTGACCACGGGAGGCGCGATCGGCGCAGAAACGGCGCTGACGCTCGAGGGATGCGTGGAGAAGATCAACGCATGGTCGGATGCTGCGCGGTCGGTGCGCGAGGACGTCATCGTGCTCTGTCATGGAGGCCCGATCGCGATGCCCGCGGATGCCGCCTACGTGCTCGCCCGCTGCAAGGGTTGCAACGGTTTCTACGGCGCAAGTTCGATGGAGCGGCTGCCGACTGAGGTCGCGATCCGCGCGCAGGTCGAAGGATTTGCGAAGATCTAG
- a CDS encoding intradiol ring-cleavage dioxygenase — translation MPSTRRSLLTAFLTLPLIDAARMKAFAQAAPELPLTLACDDGDQPTLEREAGPFFRPNSPLNRDLYPDAPGGERITVAGFVLDNRCRPLGGSLVEIWHADENGDYDSVGFRLRGHQFTDTRGRWWFNTIVPAFYPGRTRHFHLKVQRPGGRVLTTQLYFPREPRNAGDRLFDEALLLDMKQTSDGKFGRFDFVI, via the coding sequence TTGCCCTCCACCAGACGCTCGCTATTGACGGCCTTTCTGACGTTGCCTCTCATCGACGCAGCAAGAATGAAGGCGTTTGCGCAGGCCGCTCCCGAACTGCCGCTCACCCTTGCATGTGACGATGGAGATCAACCAACCCTCGAGCGAGAAGCCGGCCCATTCTTCAGGCCAAACTCGCCGCTCAATCGGGATCTCTATCCGGATGCGCCCGGGGGCGAGCGAATAACCGTCGCCGGGTTCGTGCTCGACAACCGCTGCCGACCGCTTGGCGGCAGCCTCGTCGAGATCTGGCATGCTGACGAAAACGGTGACTACGACAGCGTGGGTTTCCGTCTGCGCGGACACCAGTTCACCGACACCCGGGGACGATGGTGGTTCAACACCATCGTCCCCGCGTTTTATCCCGGCCGCACGCGTCATTTCCATCTCAAGGTCCAGCGCCCAGGGGGACGCGTCCTTACCACTCAACTCTATTTTCCCCGCGAGCCCAGAAACGCCGGAGACCGGCTGTTTGACGAGGCACTGCTCCTCGACATGAAGCAAACCAGTGACGGAAAGTTCGGACGGTTTGATTTCGTGATCTGA
- a CDS encoding aldo/keto reductase has product MDHSKINRRGFLGTMGAAATGLALATNATAQTEDKNVASPVTGSNPDVLTRSLPRTGEKVTVLGLGTFLTFDLKPGDRRDALRQVFERYVAAGGRVVDTSPLYGSAEVSVGQFMGEFARSDEMFLANKVWSTGEYLGDESHAVESFRQSRMRTWRATINLMQCHSITNAPVVIPLMKAWKKEGLIRHVGVTHHESAAQDQLLAIVQRDDVDFIQTNYSIFNRDAERRLLPAAADKGVGVLINLPLEKARLMKVVEGHPLPGFAVEFGATSWAQFFLKWVMAHPAVTSVLCGTSNPDHMSDNVQTMTGPLPDKRMRARMVAHMETIPGFGSIGTMPWYPGKENMYAGLIREAQANAVQRLR; this is encoded by the coding sequence ATGGACCACTCAAAGATCAACAGACGCGGCTTCCTCGGCACTATGGGGGCGGCGGCGACAGGGCTGGCACTGGCCACCAACGCTACGGCGCAAACCGAGGACAAGAATGTGGCGTCGCCAGTCACTGGATCAAATCCGGATGTGCTGACCCGCAGCTTACCACGTACTGGCGAAAAGGTCACAGTCTTGGGTCTCGGCACATTCCTCACCTTTGACCTGAAGCCCGGTGATCGCCGTGACGCTCTCCGTCAGGTCTTCGAGCGGTACGTCGCTGCAGGCGGTCGCGTGGTCGACACATCGCCGCTCTACGGCTCGGCCGAAGTCAGCGTCGGGCAGTTCATGGGCGAGTTTGCAAGATCCGATGAGATGTTTCTCGCCAACAAGGTCTGGTCGACAGGAGAGTATCTTGGAGACGAAAGCCACGCCGTTGAAAGCTTTCGGCAATCGCGCATGCGGACATGGCGCGCCACGATCAATCTCATGCAATGCCACAGCATCACCAATGCACCGGTCGTCATTCCACTGATGAAAGCCTGGAAGAAGGAAGGGCTCATACGCCATGTCGGCGTGACGCATCACGAGTCGGCGGCGCAGGATCAGTTGCTGGCGATCGTCCAGCGCGACGATGTCGATTTCATCCAGACGAACTACTCGATCTTCAACCGCGACGCCGAGCGCCGTCTTCTCCCGGCCGCGGCCGACAAGGGTGTCGGCGTCCTGATCAATTTGCCGCTTGAAAAAGCACGGTTGATGAAGGTGGTTGAGGGACATCCGCTGCCTGGTTTCGCAGTCGAGTTCGGCGCGACGAGTTGGGCGCAGTTCTTCCTGAAGTGGGTCATGGCGCATCCGGCGGTCACGAGCGTACTCTGCGGCACCTCCAACCCTGACCACATGAGTGATAATGTCCAGACGATGACAGGCCCGCTTCCTGACAAGCGCATGCGTGCCCGCATGGTCGCACATATGGAGACCATTCCCGGCTTCGGCTCCATCGGCACGATGCCGTGGTATCCCGGTAAAGAGAATATGTATGCCGGCCTGATCCGGGAGGCGCAGGCGAATGCGGTGCAGCGCCTGCGGTAA
- a CDS encoding MBL fold metallo-hydrolase, with protein sequence MNAFTLNRRAIMLSAVAGVSSMLIPSLGGSGSANAQAAPLVTANAGHYRFSVGEISATVLSDGVIGGPPRVYASDAPEAELQEVLRQAFLPTDHMTLNLNTLLIETGGRRILIEAGAGKTMGPNGGRIFDNLAAIGLDPTDIDAIVISHTHPDHVGNLRTADGGKAFPRATVFVPKADWDFFVRTDPDLSYMPVPEEFRLRFAANIKNSLAPVMNDVELYEAGAEIVPGLTTIVASGHTPGMATFLVHSGSDQLLLTADLAYHPVVNVGNPWLPGPDRDKETALSSRRRIFDRAAAERMPVLGFHYPFPGLGRMLKTDGGYAWVPASWQF encoded by the coding sequence ATGAATGCCTTCACTCTCAACAGACGTGCGATCATGCTGTCCGCTGTCGCAGGCGTATCAAGCATGCTCATCCCGAGCCTGGGTGGCTCCGGCAGCGCCAACGCCCAGGCCGCGCCCTTGGTGACCGCCAACGCTGGTCACTACCGCTTCAGCGTCGGCGAAATCAGCGCGACTGTGTTGAGCGACGGCGTGATTGGTGGCCCGCCCCGCGTTTATGCAAGCGACGCGCCGGAAGCCGAGCTTCAAGAGGTCCTGCGGCAGGCATTTCTGCCGACCGACCACATGACGCTCAACCTCAACACGCTGCTGATCGAGACCGGTGGCCGGCGGATTCTGATCGAGGCTGGCGCCGGCAAGACCATGGGCCCGAACGGTGGCCGCATCTTCGATAACCTCGCGGCAATCGGTCTTGATCCCACGGACATTGACGCGATCGTCATCTCCCACACCCATCCCGACCATGTCGGTAACTTAAGAACCGCGGACGGCGGCAAGGCCTTTCCCCGCGCCACTGTCTTCGTCCCGAAGGCCGACTGGGACTTCTTCGTCCGCACCGATCCGGATCTCTCCTACATGCCTGTGCCGGAGGAATTCCGTCTGCGCTTCGCGGCAAACATCAAGAACAGCCTCGCGCCGGTCATGAACGACGTCGAGCTTTATGAAGCCGGCGCCGAGATCGTGCCGGGTCTAACGACGATCGTCGCATCGGGTCACACGCCAGGCATGGCGACCTTCCTCGTCCATTCCGGGAGCGACCAGTTGCTGCTGACGGCAGACCTTGCCTACCACCCTGTCGTCAACGTCGGCAATCCCTGGCTGCCCGGACCCGACCGCGACAAAGAGACGGCTCTTTCTTCCCGTCGTCGCATTTTCGATAGGGCGGCCGCCGAGCGCATGCCCGTGCTTGGTTTCCACTATCCATTCCCTGGTCTTGGTCGGATGCTGAAGACCGACGGTGGCTATGCCTGGGTACCAGCTAGTTGGCAATTCTGA